The window GCAACTTGATTGCATCAGTTGttatgctgcattcacacagGAGTGGAAAGAGAGCCTCCTGCATTAGGAGCATTCATGTATTATTTTCATGATGCAGGTCGAGCCACTGCTAGCCTCCCACACCAGATAATTAGCcaaatttgcttttttaaatgattgttttggcatttttgtgcatttagTCTATATCTGCATTAGAGAGGTGACATTAGCTTCTTTTAAATTAGCTAAATTGATTCTATTAATGtgaaattcagttttgtttatttgcaacTGTCAGCGGTAGAGACGCTGCAGCCATGTTGCCAGTCACGTTGTCAAGTCTTGTTTTCACCAAGTGGGAGATGTCACTGCTGCCAGAAATCCTGGATATGTCAGATTGTAATTAAATTCTAGTTAAATCCATTGTCTGAGGAAACTGTCAGGTACTTTTTCAGGACTTGACAAAGTTCTTTGAGAGCTACAGAAGTTATTATACAATTGTTTTCACAAGCAGAGCCACACTCTTCATGGCCAGCAAACTGATTGGAGTAGGCatataaatcattaataaaggggttttcattaattaatttactgtttgttAACAAAGCCACTACATACTGCTATGTTAGAAAGTGGTACTGACTTGAGACAGCACCTTCTTGGGTGCCCCTTTTAATTCTTATCAGAACTGTATGATAATTCTGCATCATCAGTACATCTTTAATTTCATTATATCATGAGGTCAGATGCTGTGATGGCTTCTGATTTCACCCATAAGGCTTTGCTGCACCCATGCTGTGTCATGATCATCCACCTACACTATGCAGGCCAGTTTCATGTTTCACCAGGAACCAAAATACTCCCTGGAGCCGAGTAAAAGAAGGCAGAGGCACGGCAGCACGCTCTTTATAACATGACTTATTGATTAGAGAGCGGATGAATCATTGATACTCTGAGCCCTGAGAGACTTTATTATGTGTCTGTGGTATCCATGTGAACTGTGGGTGTGACTGTAATGAGAGGGTGTTTCAAATAACAGCTTCTCTGGATGGTTTCACAGTGCGGAGGAGCGGTGCAGCATCTGgcatgtgtgatgtgtttgtcacCTCGCAGGCAAGGACACATATTCCAACTCACAGACACATCCAGGCTAAGAAGCCCCAAAGTgctcaatattaaataaatgaataattctgacataaataattacatgaaacaaatatgtaaaatgtaCTTATTCAGTAATTGCACAGTAATTTGTACAGTCTTTTCAAGAAGGTGTCaagactttattcatttttatttcacaagaaaatatgttatttcaaaattagcttttttagacttcagtttttattttataatagCATTTTGTCACACTGTTCATCTCACTTCTTATTTCATAATCCCACTTTTTATGATAGTGGTGTTGCCCCAGACCGGCTCACGCTACCTGCCTCTTCAGCTAGCGAGCTCCACAAATGCTTCCACATTTAGACAATTAGCATCTGGTAGCTAGACTAACAATAGTGTCAGCTATCAGCTGTCTTGCTCCTGCTGTACATACACAGGCTAACCTCTGCTTTCATTTAGCTTAGGAAAGCTACACATGCTATCCACTTAGCTAGTTGAGAGCTTGGTTTATTACTGAGTTTCAAACAGTTAACAGTTCATAGCTAACTGGCTGTGCTTTGATTCTTAAGAGGAAGACACATGACTgttcagagagaaaagacagactgacTATCTCTGTGGTCGCTCTAGGCAACAGCTAGCAAACACTGGCTCGTCACTTTGATTCAAGCTCACAACTCAGCTAGCTAGTTAGCCGCTAGGTAGGTAGCATTGGCAGTCTTGttaagcaaaataaataaagagaaaggTCAAGTTATAAAGATGTAGTTATAGTGTGTAGTTTTCTCTGTGTATTGTGTTtaatttcagctgcttgtaGTTGGTTGATTCAAATTTCCCTTTGACATTGTTAGCTAAGCAGCTAAATAGCATTTGTTAAGCTCACTACCTTAAGAGGTATGTTCAAGGGatatgtgattggctgaaaggtgaGGGGTCAGTGATAACACCAAAGTCATGAAAAGTgacaatatgaaataaaaagtgtcattaaaactgacaaagaaataaaaatgcctataattaaataaaaaggacATCCAATAAAACTCTATTATTATGAGAATaacatttcataaaaatgacttgattttCCTCAGTTTCTTTGCAAATTGTTGGTTAATTTTTGTATATTGCATTTATGTTATTTACCtgtatgattatgattatgtaTTTGACATAGCAGGCACAaaggaaataaattaattatattCATATGTGTATGTATCGAGGGATGAAAGCCTTCATATGGAGGAAGATCACACAAACGTGTCTCGGAGAAGATCAAACAGCTCCTGGacatatgcaaaaaaaatcattatttgaGACGTGTTTCACATTCAAATGACCTGACATGGAACCTCAGTTTAATTGCAGTTGtcacaaaaagaaatgtcaccAAGCTTTTTAAATATAGAACTTTTTATTCCAATTTTGAGTAAATGGTGTTGAAATTCTGAAGTAAAGATTTTAATATCAACAGGACCTTTGCATTTAAATAGTAACACTTTACATGCCTTCATCCAGTGACAATGAAAAGCTTCcttaaaaagtttttttgtcatttatttttcatatttccctTGTAAGAAATAGTTCAAGTATAAAAATTCCCAACAGTGTAAAATAGCCCATCTGATGAATATTAAGCAAAAGAAGCACAGCTACTGAAACCTCGACGACGACTATACATTCTAGTGGAGAGAGCAGCATTTTCGcttgttttttgtgaaaattattattattttttcctctcatcgAAACACAGAAGAGGCAGAGTACAATATGCATGCAAACAGGCctgcatttaaataaagtttcttcCCTACAAAAGGCATAAAGGCATTAAGCTAATATGTAATGTCATGTTCTAAAgaatcaaaaaaataaaaaataaaagtacagtgCACATAACAGTATCTTAAATAACTCCTACATCAACATTTTTGGTTGAgtatgttaataataataattataataatattattactAAAACTAATCAATAACTTATATATGCCTTGAGATGAGTACATAATGATATTAATACAGTACCGCCACTAAGTCTCTACTCTCAGAGCGTCAACATAGTCAACCctcaaaaataaatatcttaaatagtagatttcttttttttctgttttgtcttttttctcttaaatAGCAGTAAAAATGTAAGGCACACAGACCAACATAATGTCAAAGAGTCAAACCCCCATCCTCTCCACCCCTGGTGTTCTTGTCTAACATGAGGCAGGCCATTTGTTGGGGTGGCTTtggtaaaagtgtgtgtgtgtgtgtgtgtgtgtttgtgagtgtgtaccTGACACTAGactacagcagcacagaggtggAAGTGCTGACAGCTGCAGGGCTGAATGACTGGGGGGCTCTGCTGTGGGGCTCTGTGCTGGGTGGAGGGGTGTGAAGTTGGTTCCCAAATGGGCCCAGCCAGGGATTAAAATGTGACAGCTCAACAAACGAGCACAAGTGATGCGTTCTTTCCAGAGTGATCTGTCTGTGTGGCGCTGGAGCGGCTCTGTCCACCcccaccagcagctgctctctccctctttctttctctttttctttctctccatcccagagccacagagaaacacaactgTGCTGCCTTTGTCTTTGACTTCTATGTGTGCAACTCTGGATGCAtgtgtcagtgtatgtgtgagtgaaaCATGTGGAAAAGCAACTGATTTAGTGTTTCTCATTGTCTGAAGCCATTTTCAACCTCTCTCCTTTTGTCAgtgcgtttgttttgtttgccaaGTCCCTCTTTAGTCCAAGAATCAAGTCAGAGTTGatgacattttcagttttttgcttcttttcttaGTTGTTTTGTCTCCTGgtgatttgtttgctttgcataGGTCAAGAGGTCGAGACACAGAGTAAAAAAAGGGACATTCAGCATCAGGAAGATAAAAGGTAGTTCTTCAAATATGTGTGACACGACGAGTTACGACTCTTCGACTTCCTGACAGAGGTCACATAATAATAGCCAACACGTTGGAAACGGTTCCATTTCCCTGATTATCAGAAAATATTAACTCCAAAAAATGCacttgaaaagacaaaaagaacaagaagagCCCCCAATGTGTAAcgataacaataataaatataaatgttatGAGGGCAtcaaataactgaaaacacttGTGGAAAAccacaagtgaaaaaaagagaacagtTTCCTAAGCTAACGTTAAAGACAGCAATAGGACTTAAAGGCTTAGTTTAACACCTATACCAACCACAGGGATTAGTTCCTGCATTTCTTCTCTAGAAATAAGTACTCTACTACAATgatagtaatgataataataataatagtaataacaacaacaataataatagtaaatcACTTTCCATTATTTGTTCTGcgactttttttcattttctggttTTTTGGTTGAAGCACAGCAAGTTGGAAAGTTACTGTAAAAAGTTCCCacctcaccatcatcatcactaccaccaccatcatcaccaccatcattaTCACCACCTTTTTAAAGCAACTCTGCCTCTGAGTCGCTGACAAGCCCACCCTTAAGGCcactccctcttccttttcctttgcTGCTCCTTCACGTGGCCAATCAGCTGTGGCCTGGGTTGGGCCTCCTCGCTCTGTATGTCCAGTGGTTGTAGTGGCTGCTATTGCATGCGGTCGGCTTGCAGCTGCTGAGGCTGGTACTGACcgaaggctgcagctgcagcggcgGCTGAGCCCGGGGCAGCGGTGGCTAAAGGCTGCTGGACTGCATAGCCGTAGCCGGCAGTAGCCACGTAGCCTGCGGCGGCAGGGGATGCGGCGTAGGGATACTGCTCGTatgcggcggcggcggcagcgcTAGCTGCGGCTGCAGAATACTGCGCGTAGGCAGCTCCGGTGTAGTCGATGTAGGGGGAGGAAGCGGTGGCAGGTGCAGTGGCTGCAGGTTGCACATGCGGGATGACCACACTAGGCTGTACGAAGGCCTGAGGGTACACATAGTGGGCCGGGAtgctgtgaaacaaacacatgtggTAGGTTAGTATGATTCACTCAGTCTGAGAGTGATAGCACCCACCCTAAAACCCAAACCCAACTCCATCACACTGCGGCCAAGCGCCCTCCCACCTCCCAGCCCCAGTCCAATCCACCAGTCAAGAACACCAAGGAAATGCCTGCTAGTAGGAATTAGAACAATATAGGGTTGCCAAAATAGAAATCTCTCTGTGAAAAGAAGACTAGAAGGTGAGGAAACGTTTGAACTCCCAGAGGTTTCTGACCTCTGGGTCACTCAAATCTACTCAGAATTCATTTCGATGATCACATTTGGAGGAAGAGGCAATGTCATGATCTTTATGTGATACAACATGGGAACAGgttttgtatttcctgttttggtcAGTTTGAAGCCTGTGGTTGtggagacagagaagcagagggaatgcgagatgaaaaggaaaagttgGGGATCTGTAACCTGCAGCTTGTTTGTCCGTCACATGTGGATTTGGCTCTGGTGCCATCCCCCTGCCTGCTGGAGGGCGAGCGggtggggaggagagggaggggaggcttTACAGTGCCGGGGGCGGGGGGGTGCGGACAGAGGAGATGAGCCCAGGGAAGCATTGTGAAAATGTCACTGCCACTTTGACAGCTGGACAGTTTTCAAAAAGGGACGCTGCTGGCCATTTCCCCCTCTGTGTCGGGACAAAGAGACGGGGAGGCAGCGGGGGGAGCCGGGACTAGGCTCCGCACCCAGAGGGATGTTTCGATTAAATAAACAATTATGAACAATGAGCACATTCTGCCCTCCATGACATAGCCTTATCCCGCCCCCCCACACTCTATAAGGTCTGGAAACTCAGTCGGACAGCAAGCGCGAGGGGAGCTTTTGAAATTTGCACTACTGGTTCAGAGAACAGTCAACTCTTGACCGTAGGTGgaagcaagaagaaaaaaacgaAAGCTTTAGATCTTGTGTgaatttcagtttttgatgTACTGAAAaaacctccctccctccactttAGAGATAAAAGAAGAGTCAAATTCAATGTGTAAATCAAATGGAATGAGAAGCATCACGCTCCACAGAAAGCATTTGATGCTTGTTGCACAGGTCTCCGACAACAGCTATCTGACTGTGGGTGAGTTTGAATGAAGGTGGCACAAAGATCTGTTGAGAGAAAATCAAGGAAACCAAATATAATCAGCCGAGTCTGCGTGAATGAACATCGGGTGGTCACGTTTTTGAGTCTGGATcgggagagagaagagaggaggtgcAGAAAACGTTAAAGGCTGGAAGGCAGGATCTATCGTGGCAACCCTATTGTCAGCACTCCATTATCCAATCCAACCCACATCTCAACCGAAAACAGTGCGccaggagaaaaacaggaaaaacaaaacaacagcaaggcgtcagagaggaagaaatatgtaaaaatagtCCACCTAGACTAGACTGATTACAGAAACAACGACAACAATGAGGGCACAGCACAATCACTCGACAGAcgacacaaagaagaaaacgGAAGGTATAAACTGAGTGAAAGGGTATGTAGAGGTTTGGTGTGGCTGTCAGAGTAAAGAGCAAAGGTCAGTGTTTTTACTGTCAGATGcctacacataaacacacacacacacacacagacaaacacatacacgGGTTAGACCAACCGCTGAAGGCCACTAACTAAAATGTTAGCATTGAACAGAGCTCGTGCTCTAACTGGAAGATCTTCAGAAACAGCCCTCTTATCATCATGTGACACTGAAGCTGTCCTGTGAAATCAGCACTAATGAAGCTCAGCAGTGTGAGGCAGGTTTCCAGGATGATTTCAGAGGATGCCATGTCTAAAACCTAAATGTGAAACTCCCACACAAACCAGCGGAGAGACATTCTCCGTCTGCTGTCTGAAATCAAAAGTGAAATCACTGATTTATTCACTTCCAGCAGAAAGGGAGGAAAGTCCTCATACTGGAGGGGGATGACACACCGACTGGCCATTACCCAGTATGTAATAAAAAGCTAATATTAGCCAGATTGGTCCAATGCCAATACACACTGCCACAGCAGCTCTCGTGGTTACACATTTACTAGACTTACAGTACAAGAACATTGTAACTTAATTTTTGTAATTGAACAGTTATCTATTAAACTTTGTTCCcgaatcaaataaaatgtggcCAACCCACATTAAACTGAGGATTATTGATCAGGTTCGAACTTTTTTTGAAATCATGAATCATAAATATTCCATGTTCTGGTGTGCTCGTGCATGCTGTGTTGCAGATGCGTACTTTTATAGGTACAGTaacaaagatgtgtgtgtgcagtagaGGCAGCACGGAGGCGAAGATGTTAGGAATAATGAGCAGCAATTTAACTGGATTCAACGAGTGAATTTACAATGACTGTATGATCTAAACATTCGTGCCCGAGAAGTTTGCTTTAAAGTCAGACCAGAAATGATGacttaaaggggaactccaccgattttacacattaaagtATGTTTACAGGTCTTCCTGAGCAGTACTGCATAAGAGAAAGAAAGTTGTGTAAAGCTGCACAAAGTCTGATAAATTCAGCGTTAGTTGTGGTGCCGCTCACCTCTGCCTGAGGCCAGCAGCTCCAGGCTACATTAGTCGCTACTAGCGATGTCTGACTTAGCTGTTGGCAGTTGGGGTGCATTATGGGTAGTGTAGGCACCAGGTGTtcaaaaggaagaagaatgtaTGGATACAAAAGATGAtgcttctgctgcatcaattttatacttttttttaaagcaaattgtCCACTGTGAGTCAGACAGTTTTATACATGTGTGCAATCACTGGAGTATTCTTTTAATAGAGCTGCTTGAGCTTTTCATGAACCATTTTAAGGCTCAAGAGGTGATTCTGCATAAATGACATTAAGGAAGTATCTAACATTGCAGCAGGCTGTCAGTTACACAGTTTTTACcagcagctactgtatgtgATTGAGTGtagaggctgcagctcagacagtaaCTATTTGtgtaacattttaaaattccACTGGGTATGCACCCATCTTGAAATTGAACTCCTCGCTCAGTGCATTTTGGGTTGTAACTGCTGTCTCCAATTCCCCGCTACCACTGTATCTATGGGATAGtaaactaaaacacacacacacacacacacacacacacacacacacacaacatgagcAGATTTTGGCCATGGGAAGAAAAGCTCTAGCTGACCCATCCCAATTTGCCCcctataaaaaagaaaagaaattaagaaaaaaatgtgttttgtttgtgaagcCATGCTGGTATCTATAGTGTGACGACTCGttctctgtgtgtacatgtgtgtgtctttactgGAATGTCATGTTCACACAACCCAGCGGTCATTAAAGTTCAAGGCTAAATAAAGGTTCCCTGCCATCATGCATGCCGTCTGCTGAGGGAGAGAAGTACAAACGTACACTGAGAAGAGaggatgtgatgtgtgtttgtgctcggttgtgtgtgtgtttgtgaaagtgGGACA of the Chelmon rostratus isolate fCheRos1 chromosome 16, fCheRos1.pri, whole genome shotgun sequence genome contains:
- the rbm24a gene encoding RNA-binding protein 24 encodes the protein MHTTQKDTTYTKIFVGGLPYHTTDSSLRKYFEVFGEIEEAVVITDRQTGKSRGYGFVTMADRSAADRACKDPNPIIDGRKANVNLAYLGAKPRVMQPGFTFGVPQIHPAFIQRPYGIPAHYVYPQAFVQPSVVIPHVQPAATAPATASSPYIDYTGAAYAQYSAAAASAAAAAAYEQYPYAASPAAAGYVATAGYGYAVQQPLATAAPGSAAAAAAAFGQYQPQQLQADRMQ